The sequence CACCGCGCACAGCAGCGCCACCACGGCCGACCCGCCGGCCAGGTTGATCGCCGACGTGGCGAGCGCCGCGTCGAGCCGGGCGTGCAGGGTGAGCGGCAGGATCGCCAGCAGCGCGACCGCGATCCCGCCGATCCAGGCGAACGCCCGGACCGGGCGCGCCGCCGACGACAGCAGCAGGTGCATCAGCGCGGTGGCCTGGATCGTCGCGGCCGAGGCGCACAGCGCGTAGCTCGTCGCGGCGGGCGCCGCTGCGGTGTGCCCGCCCGCGAACACCGGCACCTCGACGCCGAACGCCGACCGCAGGCCGATCGTCACCGCGAACGCGAGCCCGCCGCCGACCAGCGCGGCGGAGACCCCCGTCCACCACAGCGGGCGCAGCGGCGCGCCGGAGCCCTCCCTGGAGATCTCCTCGTGCAACGCGACGAAGTCCTCGTAGCGTCTGGGCGGTGCCTCCATCGGCCGCCGTCGCGCCGTGGAAGGGCAGCGGAACGAACGTTCCCACGGCCTCGGCGCCGGGCGGCCGGCGTGCCTGCCCGGCAGGCCACCGGAGTTCCGCCCAAAGGATGAGTCGGGCATGTTCCCTCCCCCGGTGCGAACGTAGGTGTGCTACCCGGCGCCGAAGGGAGGAACTCGCCCAACCTCACCATTTTGCAGATGTTTGGCCGTGTTCCCCTGTATGGCAGAACACGACGAATCCCCGGGGAGCGGTGCTCCCCGGGGATCGGTCACGCTTTGTCAGACCAGGCCGGCCTTCTCCAGCGCCGCGCAGCAGGTACCCGTGATCAGGCGGGTCACCACGTACGGGTCGACGTTGGCGTTCGGGCGGCGGTCCTCGATGTAGCCCTTCTTCTCCACCTCGACCTGCCACGGGATCCGCACCGACGCGCCGCGGTTCGACACGCCGTAGCTGAACTCGCTCCACGGGGCGGTCTCGTGCATGCCGGTCAGCCGCCGCTCGATGTCGGCGCCGTACCCGGTGACGTGCTCCTGCGCCTTCTCGGCCAGCGCCTCGCACGCCGCGATGATCGCGTCGTAGCCCTCGCGCATGGCCTTGGTCGAGAAGTTGGTGTGCGCGCCGGCGCCGTTCCAGTCGCCCTCGACCGGCTTCGGGTCGAGGGTGGCGGACACGTCGTGCTCCTCGGCGATGCGGTAGAGCAGCCACCGGGCGATCCACAGGTGGTCGCCCACCTCGATCGTCCCCGCCGGGCCGATCTGGAACTCCCACTGGCCGGGCATGACCTCGGCGTTGATGCCGGAGATCTTCAGCCCCGCCTCCAGGCAGGCGTCCAGGTGCTGCTCGACGATGTCACGGCCGAACACCTCGTCCGAGCCCACGCCGCAGTAGTAGAAGCCCTGCGGCGCCGGGTAGCCGCGCTCCGGGAAGCCGAGCGGGCGACCGTCCTTGTAGAAGGTGTACTCCTGCTCGATGCCGTACCAGGAGTCCTGCGCCTCGTACTGCTCGGCCACGGGCCGCAGCTTGGCCCGGGTGTTGGTCTCGTGGGGCGTACCGTCCACGAGGTAGACCTCGCACAGCACCAGCTTGTTCTCGCCGCCCCGGATCGGGTCCGGACAGGAGAAGACCGGCTTCAGCACGCAGTCCGAGTGGTCGCCGGGCGCCTGGTTCGTGCTGGACCCGTCGAAGCCCCAGTCCGGCAGGTCGGCCCCGTCGGCGAGGATCCTCGTCTTCGACCGCAGCCGCGCGGTCGGCTCGGTGCCGTCGATCCAGATGTACTCGGCCTTGTAGCTCAACGTCGGTCCCTTCGTTCGCTGCCGGGCCTTGCGGGTTCGGCCTCACAGAACGTGCCAACCGGGCATTTCGCATCTGTTGCCCGTTTGTGAACGCCGTGTAACACGCGAGATGAGCTGCTGAGACGTTGCTCACACCGCGCCGACTCACCTCCAACCGCCCCAAATCAATATTTAACAGCCAATAAAAGCCCGTGCCATTATTTATCAGACGCATTACCCCCACCATCCGAAAACCTCGGATGTTTCTTTACTCCTGCCACACCCGGCCGCGCCCTCTCTTCTGTTCAAGATGAGCGAGGGACGCGCCACTTCGGCGCGTCCTCCATGGAACACAGAACGGGGGAAAAGGATGAGGCGGACTCTCGCGGCCTCGCTCGGTACGGCCGTCGCGCTGGCGGGGCTGGCATCCTTCGCGCCGGCCGGGCACGCGGCCGACGGTGGCAAGGGCAAGCGGATCCACATCGTGTGGCCGGGTCACTCGATCCAGAAAGCCGTCGACCGGGCGCGGCCCGGCGACGTCATCCGGCTCAAGGCCGGGGCCTACGACGGCGGCGTCCTCGTCCGCAAGCGCCTGACCATCAAGGGGGAGGGCGACAGGACCGTCCTCCACCCGGGCCGCAAGGACCACTGCGCCAAGGCCGGGGCGGCGGGCATGGGCATCTGCGTGATCGGCCACCGGAAGCACCCGGTCAGAGGCGTGTCGATCCTGAGCCTGACCGTCCGGGGCTTCAAGGAGACCGGCGTGTACGGCAGGTACACCGACCGCCTGACCGTCGAACACGTCCTGGCGAAGCAGAACGGCGAGTACGGCATCGCGGAGTTCAACTCGACCCGCGGCCGCTTCGTCAAGAACCGGGCCGTCGACAATTCCGCCGATGCGGGGCTCTACGTCGGCGACATCAGGAACGCGCGCGGCACCGTCGTCGCCTACAACCACGCTTCGGGCAACACGCTCGGCCTGCTGGTCCGGCACGCACGCCACGTCTACGCCTGGGAGAACGAGCTCGTCGGCAACTGCGTGGGGGCCGCGCTCGTCAACGACGACCAGAGGGGCGGCCAGGGCGACACCAAGCTCTGGAAGAACAAGGTCTGGAAGAACAACCGCTCCTGCCCGCAGCACGAGGAGGTCCCGGCCCTCGGCGGCACCGGCATCCTCGTCTTCGGCGGCGACCACAACACGATCGAGAAGAACGCCGTGCTCTGGAACCGGGGCACGCTGCCCTACTCCGGCGGCATCGTCCTGTTCCCGAGCCCGAAGGGTGAGCCCGCCCGCCACAACCTGATCAAGTTCAACCTCGCCAAGGACAACGCGCCGTTCGACCTGGTCGACAGGAGCGGCAGCAACACCAACCGCTTCCGCGACAACAAGTGCCGCACCTCCTACCCGCGCGGTCTCTGCTGACGACACCGCGAAGACCCCGCTCCCGGATCCGGGAGCGGGGTCCGCTCACTCCGGCGACTCTCCGCCGCGCAGGAACCGTTCCCCGAGCGGCGTCAGCGCGTGGTGCACCGTCTTGCCCCGGCGCTCGCTCGTGAGCAGGCCCGCGCCGCGCAGAGCGGTGGCGTGCTGGGAGGCGGACGCCGCACTGACCCCGAGCCGGGCCGCCAGCGTCCCCGTCGTGAGTTCCCCGTCCGCGCCGACCAGCCGGATCACTGCGGCACGGGTCCGGCCGAACACCTGCGGCAGGGTGTCGCCCGTCCCGCCGATCGGCCGGGACGAGGGGACCACCACGGTCGCCGGGCCCTCGCCCGCGACCAGGACGCGCGGTCCGGCGACGAACACCGAGGGCATCAGCAGGAGCCCGCGCCCGTCGAGATGGACGTCGCCGTCGCGCAACGTCTCGATCTCCAGGACCGGGGACGTCCACCGGATCGCGGGGTGCAGACTCCCCAGCAGGCCGCCGATCCCGTCGCGCGCCATCGTCCGGGCATGACGGGACGCCTCGGCGCACAGGTGGTCGCCGAGGCCGGACCAGGAGTCCGCCAGCGCGACCCGGTGGAAGTCGCGAAGCCCGCGGACCAGCGTCCGCATGGTCTCCCCATCGCCGCCGGCGAGGCGGCGCAGCCACGGGACCGGCCGCGGGCCGTACGAGCGCTCCAGTTCGTCGCGGATCCGCCGGACGGGCGTCGACGCGACGGCGTCCACCTCCGGTTCGAACCCCGGCACGAGCGTGTACGGCGTCAGGAAGTCGGGGACCCAGCGCCCGGGCGGCACCAGATCGAGCAGCAGGCGGGACGGGCCGGTGAGCCCGGCGCGCGTCCGCGACCGCCAGGCGCCGGGAAGCGGCTCCGGCCCCACGCCGCGCAGGGACTGGGCGCCGAGAACGGTCTGGGCGAGCGGCGAGAGGCCGGGGGTGATGCGAATCCGGGTCAGGTCCTCATAGTCGAGCCAGAGCCGGAGCATGGATCGGAGAATACGACATTTAACCTATTTCTGAAATGATTGCACCCGGCGTGGAACGTCGTGGAAGGTGCGGGTCATGAATCGACTCCGCCTGTTCTGCCGCACCGTTCCGCTGATGGTGCTCGCCGCGTTGACCGCGGTCGCCCTTCCCGTCCGCGCCGACGACGGCACGGGCGTCCGCGAGGGCGACATCGACGGAGTCCCCTACCGCGTCGAGGTCCCCGCCCGCTGGAACGGGACACTGCTGCTGTGGAGCCACGGCGCGTACAGCCTGGAGTATCCGGCTCCTTCGGAGATCTCGCTGACGAACCACCCGGCCACCCGGCAGTGGCTGCTCGACCACGGGTACGCGCTGGCGGCCTCGCAGTTCCGCGTGTCGCGCGGCTGGGGGGTGGTCGAATCCGGGCTGAAAGACCAGATGGACCTGCTCGACTGGTTCACCGCGAACGTCGGAAAGCCCGAGCGCACCGTCTCGGCCGGCTCGTCCGCCGGCGGACTGACCTCGGTGCTCCTGGCGGAACGCGCCCCCGGCCGCTTCTCCGGCGTGGCCTCCCTCTGCGGAGTGCTCGGCGGCACGACGGGCCACTTCAACAGCGCCCTCGACACCAACTACGCGGTCAAGACGCTCCTGGCACCCGACCTGGAACTGGTGCGCATCAAGGACCCCCAGGCCAACACCACCAGCGCCCGCCGCGCCCTCGGAGCCGCCCTGGACGACCCCGCCGGACGCGCCCGCCTCGCCCTCGCCGCCGCCCTCGCGGACGTCCCCGGCCGCTACACGTCACGGGCCCCCGCACCGGACACGGTCGCCGGCCAGGTGGAACAGCAGGTGTACTACGCCGCCTACGACCGAGGGGCCTTCTGGGGCGCCAACCGCACCGACATCGAGAAGCTCGCAGGCGGGAACCCGTCCTGGAACACCGGTGTCGACTATCGGACCCTTTTCGCCCGCTCCAGCCAGAAGGCCCT is a genomic window of Actinomadura citrea containing:
- the glnII gene encoding glutamine synthetase GlnII, translated to MSYKAEYIWIDGTEPTARLRSKTRILADGADLPDWGFDGSSTNQAPGDHSDCVLKPVFSCPDPIRGGENKLVLCEVYLVDGTPHETNTRAKLRPVAEQYEAQDSWYGIEQEYTFYKDGRPLGFPERGYPAPQGFYYCGVGSDEVFGRDIVEQHLDACLEAGLKISGINAEVMPGQWEFQIGPAGTIEVGDHLWIARWLLYRIAEEHDVSATLDPKPVEGDWNGAGAHTNFSTKAMREGYDAIIAACEALAEKAQEHVTGYGADIERRLTGMHETAPWSEFSYGVSNRGASVRIPWQVEVEKKGYIEDRRPNANVDPYVVTRLITGTCCAALEKAGLV
- a CDS encoding right-handed parallel beta-helix repeat-containing protein, translating into MRRTLAASLGTAVALAGLASFAPAGHAADGGKGKRIHIVWPGHSIQKAVDRARPGDVIRLKAGAYDGGVLVRKRLTIKGEGDRTVLHPGRKDHCAKAGAAGMGICVIGHRKHPVRGVSILSLTVRGFKETGVYGRYTDRLTVEHVLAKQNGEYGIAEFNSTRGRFVKNRAVDNSADAGLYVGDIRNARGTVVAYNHASGNTLGLLVRHARHVYAWENELVGNCVGAALVNDDQRGGQGDTKLWKNKVWKNNRSCPQHEEVPALGGTGILVFGGDHNTIEKNAVLWNRGTLPYSGGIVLFPSPKGEPARHNLIKFNLAKDNAPFDLVDRSGSNTNRFRDNKCRTSYPRGLC
- a CDS encoding ArsR/SmtB family transcription factor gives rise to the protein MLRLWLDYEDLTRIRITPGLSPLAQTVLGAQSLRGVGPEPLPGAWRSRTRAGLTGPSRLLLDLVPPGRWVPDFLTPYTLVPGFEPEVDAVASTPVRRIRDELERSYGPRPVPWLRRLAGGDGETMRTLVRGLRDFHRVALADSWSGLGDHLCAEASRHARTMARDGIGGLLGSLHPAIRWTSPVLEIETLRDGDVHLDGRGLLLMPSVFVAGPRVLVAGEGPATVVVPSSRPIGGTGDTLPQVFGRTRAAVIRLVGADGELTTGTLAARLGVSAASASQHATALRGAGLLTSERRGKTVHHALTPLGERFLRGGESPE
- a CDS encoding alpha/beta hydrolase family protein, whose protein sequence is MNRLRLFCRTVPLMVLAALTAVALPVRADDGTGVREGDIDGVPYRVEVPARWNGTLLLWSHGAYSLEYPAPSEISLTNHPATRQWLLDHGYALAASQFRVSRGWGVVESGLKDQMDLLDWFTANVGKPERTVSAGSSAGGLTSVLLAERAPGRFSGVASLCGVLGGTTGHFNSALDTNYAVKTLLAPDLELVRIKDPQANTTSARRALGAALDDPAGRARLALAAALADVPGRYTSRAPAPDTVAGQVEQQVYYAAYDRGAFWGANRTDIEKLAGGNPSWNTGVDYRTLFARSSQKALVKRAYREAGLSLRDDLRRLNAAPRIQADPGAVRHLNRYGTPTGRTPWPVVTLHSTGDGNVPPENQRWYTAQVRNPANLRQLYVDRGYHCSFTASEEIATLQTLLTRMNTHRWPDTRPAALNRSAATLTPGYQTVFDTDPEPGLQPSTPSFTPYHPGQYLRP